A stretch of the Photobacterium sp. CCB-ST2H9 genome encodes the following:
- the moeB gene encoding molybdopterin-synthase adenylyltransferase MoeB codes for MEELSDQEMLRYNRQIILRQFDFEGQEALKAAKILILGAGGLGCAASQYLVAAGAGQVTLIDDDKVELSNLQRQVLHHDANVGMLKVESAKLALEQLNPHSQIHTIAERLDDASLLSLIEAHTLVLDCSDNLPTRNQLNRLCHQTKTPLVSGAAIRMEGQVSVFTYQDDQPCYACLSSLFGEQNLTCVEAGVMSPLVGIIGAVQAMETIKVIAAMGTPLTGKILLLDAMTMHWQEMKLMKQPSCPVCSASA; via the coding sequence ATGGAAGAATTATCTGATCAGGAAATGCTGCGCTATAACCGCCAGATCATACTGCGCCAGTTTGATTTTGAGGGTCAGGAAGCACTGAAAGCGGCAAAAATTCTGATTTTGGGTGCTGGTGGCCTCGGATGTGCAGCCAGCCAGTATCTGGTCGCGGCCGGTGCCGGACAAGTCACGCTGATTGATGATGACAAAGTCGAACTGTCTAACCTGCAGCGTCAGGTACTGCATCATGATGCAAATGTCGGCATGCTCAAAGTTGAATCGGCGAAACTGGCACTTGAACAGCTTAACCCGCACAGCCAGATTCACACCATTGCCGAACGCCTGGATGATGCATCTCTGCTGTCTCTGATCGAAGCGCACACGCTGGTGCTGGACTGCAGCGACAACCTGCCGACCCGCAATCAACTGAACCGTTTATGTCATCAGACCAAAACCCCTTTAGTGTCCGGGGCCGCAATTCGCATGGAAGGTCAGGTCAGCGTTTTTACGTATCAGGACGATCAGCCCTGCTACGCCTGCCTGAGCAGTTTATTTGGCGAACAAAACCTGACTTGTGTTGAAGCGGGTGTGATGTCACCGCTGGTGGGGATCATCGGGGCGGTCCAGGCCATGGAAACCATTAAAGTGATCGCAGCCATGGGAACGCCGTTAACTGGAAAAATTCTGTTGCTGGATGCCATGACCATGCACTGGCAGGAAATGAAGCTCATGAAGCAGCCCTCCTGTCCCGTATGCAGTGCATCAGCTTAA
- a CDS encoding murein L,D-transpeptidase — protein sequence MGGLKSYRVTHKPVFQGEWLTEVLKLGSAGVLTVSLMISPMVVAEEGGSQLLPASGAMVSATLTVPKLGRQGLDSVPLTSTRVICPSQSDQLCFPEQLQKFYASQDFMPAWQDTAVVDEFMQQLMVLAETQRVPGLPLRINELNQLRDKRDQRGFDLLATDTLFVYQAMIHQIQRDPSTLYRPADLTLSMKELQDASSVSGPVTLSSIKRLRPVDSNFSSLVSQINQLEQLAPHGVYLTGRPAVQYGAPIPRGEKLIKMLNVFGDLSDQDYSNLISAEAGSVAIREAAVVNTGVVHAAIRHFQQRHGLNDDGVIGPETARNMARSYQQVAQLLALNMQRNRVIRRDNHGEILQVNIPEFMLRILDDNDVLFESKVIVGRSERPTYLFSSAINHMVVNPTWNVPETIKEEDVIPKLKQSLNYLANHNMRIVSRRNASESIDPSQIDWSTVSAKSFPYEFQQGAGPNNALGQVKFMMPNSYSIYLHDTPSKRLFNKSKRNFSSGCVRVERAHDLAHFLLERQHSGQSASYEKLLKKRTTATINLRKTLAVDFIYRTAWLDEKGQLQIRDDIYGYDDDTSVPAEHDYIAMSRFR from the coding sequence ATGGGTGGATTAAAAAGTTACAGGGTGACACATAAGCCGGTTTTTCAGGGCGAATGGTTGACTGAAGTGCTGAAGCTTGGTTCAGCCGGAGTCTTGACGGTCAGTCTGATGATCTCGCCAATGGTGGTTGCAGAAGAGGGGGGAAGCCAGTTGCTTCCGGCCTCCGGAGCGATGGTGTCTGCGACTCTGACGGTGCCAAAGTTAGGACGACAGGGTCTGGATTCAGTGCCGCTGACCAGTACCCGGGTGATTTGTCCTTCACAATCCGATCAGCTTTGCTTTCCCGAACAGCTGCAAAAGTTCTATGCCAGCCAGGATTTTATGCCAGCCTGGCAGGATACAGCCGTTGTGGATGAATTTATGCAGCAACTGATGGTGCTGGCAGAAACGCAGCGAGTGCCGGGGTTACCTTTACGCATCAATGAGTTGAATCAACTCCGTGATAAGCGCGATCAGCGTGGTTTCGATTTGCTGGCGACTGACACTCTGTTTGTGTATCAGGCGATGATTCATCAAATACAACGTGACCCCAGTACTCTGTACCGGCCTGCGGACCTTACGCTGTCGATGAAAGAGCTTCAGGATGCTTCAAGCGTGAGCGGACCAGTCACACTCAGTTCAATCAAACGATTACGTCCGGTTGACTCAAACTTTTCAAGTCTGGTTTCTCAGATCAATCAGCTGGAACAGTTAGCGCCTCACGGCGTTTATCTGACCGGCCGGCCAGCGGTTCAGTATGGTGCACCCATCCCGCGTGGTGAAAAGCTGATCAAAATGCTGAATGTTTTCGGTGATCTGTCTGATCAGGATTATTCAAATCTGATCTCCGCTGAAGCCGGCAGTGTAGCAATCCGGGAGGCTGCAGTCGTGAACACTGGCGTGGTGCATGCAGCCATTCGTCACTTTCAGCAGCGCCATGGTTTAAACGATGATGGGGTTATCGGGCCGGAAACAGCCCGGAATATGGCGCGGTCATATCAGCAGGTTGCTCAGCTGCTGGCGCTGAATATGCAGAGAAACCGGGTTATTCGCCGCGATAATCACGGGGAGATCCTGCAGGTGAATATTCCGGAATTTATGTTGAGAATTCTGGATGACAATGACGTTTTGTTTGAATCGAAAGTCATCGTCGGGCGCAGTGAACGACCGACTTACCTGTTTTCTTCAGCCATTAATCATATGGTTGTGAATCCAACCTGGAATGTCCCTGAAACCATAAAAGAAGAGGATGTCATTCCGAAATTGAAACAGTCGCTGAATTACCTTGCGAACCATAACATGCGGATCGTTTCGCGCAGAAATGCCAGTGAATCGATTGATCCCAGCCAGATTGACTGGAGTACAGTGTCAGCCAAGAGCTTTCCATACGAGTTTCAGCAAGGCGCCGGGCCCAACAATGCTTTAGGGCAGGTGAAGTTTATGATGCCGAACAGTTACTCGATCTACTTGCATGACACACCTTCCAAGCGATTGTTTAATAAAAGCAAACGTAATTTCAGCTCCGGATGTGTGCGGGTTGAGCGGGCGCACGATCTGGCACATTTTCTGCTGGAGCGGCAACATTCGGGTCAGAGTGCCAGCTATGAAAAACTGCTGAAAAAGCGTACGACAGCAACCATTAACCTGAGAAAAACGCTGGCTGTTGACTTTATTTACCGCACGGCATGGCTGGATGAAAAAGGCCAATTGCAAATCCGGGATGATATTTACGGCTATGATGACGATACATCAGTACCCGCTGAGCATGATTACATTGCGATGAGCCGTTTCCGCTGA
- the moeA gene encoding molybdopterin molybdotransferase MoeA, which produces MGSCDAPGLMPVETAIEKMLAVVKPISKTNTLPLSETLGHVLATDLKSPVNVPPFANSAMDGYALKRADLDSTDTLTLSGQSFAGTPFDGTCQPGQCIRIMTGAELPAGTDTVIMQEETEANGDQIRFLIQPKAGDNVRPVGDDIKLGEVVVAQGTRITARELPLIASLGVANIPVFERPKVAFFSTGDELRPLGEPLAAGQIYDSNRYGIRALLEKLGCDVLDLGIIPDDPAQLNAAFTKATSNTDVLITSGGVSVGEADYTKDILTQQGEIGFWKIAMKPGKPFAFGKIKSTWFCGLPGNPVSAMLTFYQIVQPMLAQLSGHSQYQPPQRLPAIAGTVFKKRPGRTDFQRGIYHVNEQGQIEVATTGNQGSGAFSSMHQANCLVILEQERGKVQPGEIVTIEPFNATLY; this is translated from the coding sequence ATGGGTTCTTGTGACGCACCTGGTCTGATGCCAGTAGAAACTGCAATTGAAAAAATGCTGGCTGTCGTGAAACCAATCAGCAAAACCAATACATTGCCACTGTCAGAAACACTCGGACATGTATTGGCAACCGATCTTAAATCGCCAGTGAACGTGCCGCCGTTTGCAAACTCTGCAATGGACGGATATGCCCTGAAACGTGCTGATTTAGACAGTACAGATACCCTCACTCTGAGTGGTCAGTCTTTTGCAGGTACACCGTTCGATGGCACCTGTCAGCCCGGACAATGCATTCGTATCATGACGGGCGCAGAGCTCCCGGCAGGAACGGATACTGTCATCATGCAGGAAGAAACAGAAGCCAACGGCGATCAAATCCGCTTCCTGATTCAACCGAAAGCTGGTGACAATGTTCGCCCGGTTGGTGATGACATCAAACTCGGTGAGGTCGTGGTAGCGCAAGGCACCCGCATCACAGCACGCGAGCTGCCGTTAATCGCCTCACTCGGCGTTGCAAACATCCCTGTTTTCGAACGCCCGAAAGTCGCTTTCTTTTCGACCGGTGATGAACTGCGCCCGTTGGGTGAGCCCCTGGCTGCCGGTCAGATCTACGACAGCAACCGTTACGGTATTCGTGCCCTGCTGGAAAAACTGGGTTGCGATGTCTTGGATTTAGGTATTATTCCGGATGATCCGGCTCAGTTAAATGCCGCGTTTACAAAAGCCACCAGCAATACGGATGTCCTGATCACTTCCGGGGGCGTCAGTGTCGGAGAAGCTGACTATACCAAAGACATCCTGACCCAACAGGGCGAAATCGGTTTCTGGAAGATCGCCATGAAACCGGGCAAACCTTTTGCGTTCGGAAAAATCAAAAGCACCTGGTTCTGCGGGCTTCCGGGAAATCCAGTGTCAGCGATGCTGACGTTTTATCAGATCGTTCAGCCGATGCTGGCTCAGCTGTCTGGTCACAGCCAGTATCAGCCGCCTCAGCGACTGCCAGCTATTGCCGGCACAGTATTTAAGAAACGCCCGGGACGGACCGACTTCCAGCGCGGCATCTATCATGTGAATGAGCAAGGCCAGATTGAGGTCGCCACGACAGGGAATCAGGGCTCCGGTGCATTCAGCTCAATGCATCAGGCCAACTGCCTCGTGATTCTTGAACAGGAACGCGGCAAAGTGCAGCCGGGTGAGATCGTGACGATCGAGCCATTTAACGCCACGCTGTATTAA
- the folE gene encoding GTP cyclohydrolase I FolE — protein MTALSESALKVRQALESRGLETPMTNKVVDSAEKKERIEYHVREILELMSLDLTDDSLMDTPKRIAKMYVDEIFSGLDYANFPKITVIDNKMNCDELVRVKDITMTSTCEHHLVTIDGKATVAYIPRGKIIGLSKINRIVRFFAQRPQVQERLTQQILVALQTLLESDDVAVRIDATHYCVKARGVMDQTSETTTTALGGIFKRNPATRAEFLHGLR, from the coding sequence ATGACAGCATTAAGCGAATCAGCATTGAAAGTCCGTCAGGCGCTTGAGTCTCGTGGACTGGAAACCCCGATGACAAACAAAGTTGTCGACAGTGCCGAGAAAAAAGAGCGCATCGAATATCATGTCCGCGAAATTCTTGAGTTGATGTCTCTGGATTTAACCGATGACAGCCTCATGGATACGCCAAAGCGTATTGCCAAGATGTATGTGGACGAAATCTTCTCTGGGCTGGATTATGCCAATTTCCCGAAAATCACAGTCATCGATAACAAAATGAACTGTGATGAGCTGGTGCGGGTGAAAGATATTACGATGACCAGTACCTGCGAACACCACCTTGTCACGATCGACGGTAAGGCGACCGTTGCTTATATTCCGCGCGGAAAGATCATCGGTTTATCCAAGATCAACCGGATCGTTCGGTTCTTTGCGCAGCGCCCGCAAGTTCAGGAGCGACTGACGCAACAAATTCTTGTGGCTCTGCAAACGTTGCTGGAAAGTGATGATGTTGCGGTCAGAATTGATGCCACACACTACTGTGTGAAGGCGCGTGGTGTGATGGATCAGACCAGTGAAACCACGACAACTGCTTTGGGTGGTATTTTTAAACGCAACCCGGCAACCCGCGCTGAATTCCTGCATGGATTGCGTTAA
- a CDS encoding ABC transporter substrate-binding protein has product MQGMKMKALAAGIALMFSGATFAADVPAGVALAKKQEIIWGVGTEVPTLDPTMTTDDSSSKIISDLFDGLVSEDTQGNLIPALATHWETSADGKTVTFYLRDGVQWSNGEPLTAYDVEYSFKRNADPASAAPYSWYLATANILNAAEVTDGKKDKDTLGVKALDAKTVQFTLTQPTPYFVIMLSHPSTFPVYRKAIEKYGDSWTRPEHMVSSGAYTLTNWVVNERIDLVRNPKYWNDAKTVINKASYLAIENDTAEYNRYRTGEIDITSTFPLEQYKQIKKDRPDELVTMPSLATYYYLFNLDQKPFDDVRVRKALAYAIDRDVVTKIILGQGQIPAFGVTPPAVAGFDAPNLPWANLTQKERNQKARELLKEAGYTKDNPLKFELVYNTNEAHKKLALAMMSMWKQSLPVEVDLANQEWKTFLQKLSQKDFSLARYAWVGDYNEASTFLSYFESKGMNYSDWANKAYDKAMSNALAAKTDAERKKYYQEAERIFSEDMPAIPVYFYTKTVIKSPKVGGYSTTNASAYRYTRDLYMMK; this is encoded by the coding sequence ATGCAAGGAATGAAAATGAAAGCACTGGCAGCAGGCATCGCATTGATGTTTTCTGGTGCCACTTTTGCAGCTGATGTTCCGGCTGGCGTAGCTTTAGCGAAGAAACAGGAAATTATCTGGGGCGTTGGGACTGAGGTTCCGACACTGGATCCGACGATGACCACAGATGATTCCAGCAGCAAAATTATCAGTGATCTGTTTGATGGCTTAGTTTCAGAAGATACTCAAGGTAATTTAATTCCTGCACTGGCAACCCATTGGGAAACTTCGGCAGACGGGAAAACCGTGACCTTTTATTTGCGTGACGGGGTTCAATGGTCGAATGGTGAACCACTCACGGCTTATGATGTGGAATACAGTTTCAAACGTAATGCCGATCCAGCTTCAGCTGCGCCTTATTCATGGTATCTGGCCACAGCGAATATTCTGAATGCTGCTGAAGTTACCGACGGTAAAAAAGACAAAGATACTTTAGGTGTAAAAGCACTGGATGCAAAAACGGTTCAGTTTACGCTGACTCAGCCAACGCCATACTTTGTGATTATGCTGTCTCATCCATCGACTTTCCCTGTGTATCGTAAAGCGATTGAGAAGTATGGTGACAGCTGGACACGTCCGGAACATATGGTGAGCTCGGGCGCTTATACACTGACGAACTGGGTTGTGAATGAGCGGATTGATCTGGTCCGTAACCCGAAATACTGGAATGATGCAAAGACCGTCATCAATAAAGCATCATATCTGGCGATTGAAAATGATACTGCTGAGTACAACCGTTATCGTACTGGCGAAATTGATATTACTTCGACTTTCCCGCTGGAACAGTATAAGCAAATCAAGAAAGATCGTCCGGATGAATTAGTGACAATGCCGTCTCTGGCAACTTATTACTATCTGTTCAATTTGGATCAAAAGCCATTTGATGATGTCCGTGTTCGTAAGGCGCTGGCTTATGCGATCGATCGTGATGTCGTCACGAAGATTATTCTGGGTCAGGGCCAGATTCCGGCCTTTGGTGTGACTCCGCCAGCCGTCGCCGGTTTTGATGCGCCAAATCTGCCTTGGGCGAATTTGACGCAAAAAGAACGGAACCAAAAAGCTCGTGAACTGTTGAAAGAGGCGGGTTATACCAAAGACAATCCACTGAAGTTTGAGCTGGTGTACAACACCAACGAAGCGCATAAGAAACTGGCATTGGCGATGATGTCAATGTGGAAGCAAAGCCTGCCTGTAGAAGTGGATCTGGCGAATCAGGAATGGAAAACTTTCCTGCAGAAGCTCTCTCAGAAAGACTTCAGCCTGGCTCGTTATGCGTGGGTTGGCGATTACAATGAAGCCTCAACCTTCCTGTCTTACTTTGAAAGTAAGGGGATGAACTATTCAGACTGGGCGAATAAGGCTTATGATAAGGCGATGTCGAATGCCTTAGCTGCGAAGACTGATGCAGAACGTAAAAAGTACTACCAGGAAGCTGAGCGGATTTTTTCAGAGGATATGCCTGCGATTCCCGTGTACTTCTATACGAAAACTGTCATTAAGTCGCCGAAAGTGGGCGGATATTCAACCACGAACGCTTCTGCATACCGTTATACCCGTGATCTTTATATGATGAAGTAA
- a CDS encoding FAD-dependent oxidoreductase: MQSNQHSSFWFQEAIARESNATVQALEQDIHADVCIVGGGFTGLWTAIQLKQKQPSLNIAVIEKDLCGSGASGRNGGCMLTWSTKFLSLKKLYGEAEAKRLVKASEQAIDEIEAFCQEFQIDAQLRRHGTLYTASNAAQLGGLDSVLNELKRHSISSWQPWTKEKVQAESGSALHQEGHFSEAAASVQPGLLVRGLKRVAEETGVAIYERTPMTGIEKKQQPVCITTPKGRIRAGKVVLALNAWMPSLFPEFKNSVVLVSSDMMITKPIPEKLAKTGLKDGKTVIDGRTFVHYYRTTPEGRLMLGKGGNYFSFANRMSKVFDEPSRYQQILNAAFHRFFPSLPLELIDSTWTGASDRSATGMPFFGRLKENPDIVYGLGYSGNGVAQSWMGGQILASLVLGENNTWTRSGLVSGPLASFPPEPLRWFGALIIRNAIRRKEKAEDHHRRPRWLDCQLAKLASSAGKADKG; this comes from the coding sequence ATGCAATCGAATCAGCACAGTTCGTTTTGGTTTCAGGAAGCTATAGCGCGTGAATCAAACGCTACCGTTCAGGCATTGGAACAGGATATCCATGCAGACGTATGTATTGTCGGTGGCGGGTTTACCGGATTGTGGACAGCAATCCAACTCAAACAGAAACAGCCATCCCTCAATATTGCTGTGATAGAGAAAGATCTGTGCGGCAGCGGTGCTTCGGGAAGAAATGGCGGCTGTATGCTGACCTGGTCGACAAAATTTCTGAGCCTGAAAAAGTTGTATGGTGAAGCAGAGGCGAAGCGTCTGGTGAAAGCATCGGAGCAGGCCATTGATGAGATTGAGGCATTCTGTCAAGAATTTCAGATTGACGCTCAGCTGAGACGGCATGGCACATTATACACCGCCTCAAACGCTGCACAGTTGGGTGGACTGGACTCTGTACTGAATGAGCTGAAACGACACAGTATCAGTTCATGGCAACCCTGGACAAAGGAAAAAGTACAGGCTGAATCCGGTTCAGCGCTGCATCAGGAAGGGCATTTTTCTGAGGCCGCTGCCAGTGTTCAGCCCGGGCTTTTGGTCAGGGGACTTAAGCGTGTCGCTGAAGAGACAGGGGTTGCCATATATGAAAGGACGCCGATGACCGGCATAGAAAAAAAACAGCAGCCTGTCTGTATCACGACGCCCAAGGGAAGGATCCGGGCCGGAAAAGTGGTGTTAGCACTGAATGCCTGGATGCCGTCGTTATTTCCGGAATTTAAAAATAGTGTCGTTCTGGTTTCGTCAGACATGATGATCACCAAGCCGATCCCTGAAAAGCTGGCGAAAACAGGACTCAAAGACGGAAAAACCGTGATCGATGGACGGACATTTGTTCACTACTATCGCACGACACCGGAAGGCAGACTGATGCTGGGCAAAGGCGGCAATTACTTTTCGTTCGCAAACCGGATGTCAAAGGTGTTTGACGAACCCAGCCGTTATCAACAGATATTAAATGCTGCTTTTCATCGTTTTTTTCCTTCGCTCCCGCTTGAGCTGATTGATTCAACCTGGACTGGGGCGTCAGATCGTTCGGCAACCGGGATGCCATTCTTTGGCCGCTTAAAAGAGAATCCGGACATTGTTTATGGCTTGGGATATTCCGGAAATGGTGTCGCGCAAAGCTGGATGGGAGGGCAGATTCTTGCTTCACTTGTTCTTGGCGAAAACAACACCTGGACACGCTCAGGTCTTGTCTCGGGTCCGTTAGCAAGCTTCCCGCCCGAACCCCTGCGCTGGTTTGGCGCTTTGATCATCAGAAATGCGATTCGCAGAAAAGAAAAGGCGGAAGATCATCATCGCCGGCCACGCTGGCTGGACTGTCAGCTGGCTAAGCTCGCAAGTTCAGCAGGAAAAGCTGATAAAGGATAA
- a CDS encoding S1 RNA-binding domain-containing protein, with translation MIKIGQYNTLEVVKVVDFGVFLDGGEDFGNILLPKSSVPEGTALGDNLEVFIYFDSEDDIIATTKQPLAQVGDFAHLKVVGISGVGAFVDWGLEKDLLVPFSEQRRRLEAGQMIMVRVYTDKASGRIVGSMKFNRFLDKTPHHYQVGDEVQVVIAEVSELGYKAVIEGEHWGLLFKTESFGKLFVGKRLKAFIKEIRPDGKINLSLQKAGKAKVDDIADKILTELARQGGFMPLSDKSSPEEIFKVFRTSKATFKKAIGGLYKKGVLLIENDGIRLNDN, from the coding sequence ATGATTAAAATTGGTCAGTACAACACGCTGGAAGTCGTGAAAGTTGTAGATTTTGGCGTGTTTCTGGATGGTGGTGAGGATTTCGGCAATATTTTACTGCCTAAATCGTCCGTTCCTGAAGGTACAGCTCTGGGAGATAACCTGGAAGTGTTCATCTACTTTGATTCGGAAGATGACATTATTGCGACCACGAAACAGCCGCTGGCCCAGGTCGGTGATTTCGCACATCTGAAAGTTGTAGGGATTTCCGGTGTTGGTGCATTTGTTGACTGGGGGCTGGAAAAAGACTTGCTGGTTCCGTTCAGCGAACAGCGTCGCCGCCTGGAAGCCGGCCAGATGATTATGGTCCGGGTCTATACAGACAAAGCATCCGGTAGAATTGTCGGTTCGATGAAATTTAATCGTTTTCTGGATAAAACACCGCATCATTATCAGGTCGGTGATGAAGTTCAGGTGGTAATCGCTGAAGTTTCTGAGCTTGGATATAAAGCGGTAATCGAAGGCGAGCACTGGGGGCTGCTGTTCAAAACGGAATCCTTCGGCAAACTCTTTGTCGGAAAGCGTCTGAAGGCATTTATCAAAGAAATTCGCCCGGACGGCAAAATTAATTTATCCCTTCAGAAAGCGGGTAAAGCCAAGGTTGACGATATTGCAGATAAGATCCTGACGGAACTGGCGCGCCAGGGTGGTTTTATGCCGCTGAGTGATAAATCGTCTCCGGAAGAGATTTTTAAAGTTTTCCGCACCAGTAAGGCAACGTTTAAGAAAGCCATTGGGGGACTTTATAAGAAAGGTGTCCTCCTGATAGAAAATGACGGTATCCGTCTCAACGATAATTGA
- a CDS encoding peptide MFS transporter: protein MSNKGNGTLMGHPKGLFLLFGTELWERFSYYAMRAILVLYLTDKTVSGGLGWSTEDALSLYGIYTGLVYIAPLIGGWVADNFLGQRRSIIIGGVLMALGQFTLALPHSMVGQSATMAFYLGLALLIVGNGFFKPNISTMVGDLYQEGDHRRDGAFTIFYMGINLGALLAGIIAGAATSAYGWKAGFVAAGIGMVLSLIIQMVFAEKLLGDIGKVPAAKRAAAMSSSGKKQPLTRKEIDRLKVIMIMGLFVVVFWAGFEQAGGLMNIYTQEYADRMIGSFEVPTAWFQSLNPFFIITMAPLLASLWVKMGPKEPSSPIKFAIALFLLAIGFVCMVGAVLQQGGDLSAKTSMLWIVAAYFFHTMGELCLSPIGLSMITKLAPLRLASLMMGVWFGFNAVANYVAGMIGAHVGESGPLAIFGGIAVTAAASGLILVVCSNQLIRWMHGAEGKAAKTVDVSPNAKPAEA, encoded by the coding sequence ATGAGCAACAAAGGAAATGGGACCCTGATGGGGCACCCTAAAGGTTTGTTCCTGCTGTTTGGTACTGAGCTTTGGGAGCGTTTTTCGTATTACGCGATGCGCGCCATTCTTGTACTTTATCTGACAGATAAAACAGTCAGTGGTGGCCTGGGATGGTCTACTGAGGATGCCCTCAGTCTCTATGGTATTTACACCGGTCTGGTGTATATCGCACCGTTGATCGGTGGTTGGGTAGCGGATAATTTCTTAGGTCAGCGCCGATCGATCATTATTGGTGGTGTGTTGATGGCGTTAGGCCAGTTTACGCTAGCTCTCCCGCATTCTATGGTTGGCCAAAGTGCCACAATGGCTTTTTATCTGGGGCTGGCGCTGCTGATCGTTGGTAATGGTTTTTTCAAACCAAACATCTCAACTATGGTTGGCGATCTGTATCAAGAGGGCGATCATCGCCGCGATGGTGCTTTTACGATTTTCTATATGGGGATTAACCTGGGTGCACTACTGGCTGGTATCATCGCCGGAGCGGCAACATCAGCTTACGGCTGGAAAGCCGGCTTCGTCGCTGCTGGTATCGGTATGGTTCTCAGCCTGATCATTCAGATGGTATTTGCAGAAAAACTGCTGGGCGATATTGGTAAGGTTCCTGCAGCAAAACGTGCTGCTGCGATGTCTTCATCAGGTAAAAAACAACCTCTGACGCGTAAAGAAATTGACCGTCTGAAAGTCATTATGATCATGGGTCTGTTCGTTGTCGTCTTCTGGGCCGGCTTTGAGCAAGCGGGTGGTCTGATGAACATTTACACGCAGGAATATGCAGACCGTATGATTGGCAGTTTTGAAGTGCCAACAGCCTGGTTCCAGTCTCTGAACCCATTCTTTATCATTACCATGGCGCCGCTTCTGGCTTCCCTGTGGGTGAAAATGGGTCCTAAAGAGCCGAGTTCGCCGATTAAATTTGCGATTGCTCTTTTCCTGCTGGCCATTGGTTTTGTATGTATGGTTGGTGCTGTATTGCAGCAGGGCGGTGACTTGTCTGCGAAGACGTCCATGCTGTGGATTGTTGCAGCCTACTTCTTCCACACGATGGGTGAGCTGTGCCTTTCTCCGATTGGCCTGTCAATGATTACAAAGCTGGCTCCGCTGCGTCTGGCCTCTCTGATGATGGGCGTCTGGTTTGGCTTTAACGCTGTGGCCAACTATGTTGCCGGTATGATTGGTGCGCATGTTGGTGAGTCCGGCCCTCTGGCAATCTTCGGCGGTATCGCAGTAACTGCTGCAGCTTCTGGTCTGATTCTGGTGGTGTGCTCAAATCAGCTGATTCGCTGGATGCATGGCGCAGAAGGGAAAGCCGCGAAAACGGTTGACGTTTCTCCGAATGCGAAACCTGCAGAAGCTTAA
- a CDS encoding GNAT family N-acetyltransferase, producing MMIEPQLNIRPAQPSDGQGLSRLLVQLGYAVEPKRIERMIYVADSDLETIVIAEIEGQPVGLISVIYFDYFPTAERYARVTALVVDDDSRNQGIGSELLAYARQSAAEQGCACLEVTSAESREVACQFYEDAGFQRTGFKFIMPVMKTD from the coding sequence ATGATGATTGAACCTCAGCTTAATATTCGCCCGGCACAACCTTCTGATGGACAAGGATTGAGCCGGCTCTTGGTGCAGCTTGGCTACGCGGTTGAGCCGAAGCGGATTGAACGGATGATTTATGTTGCCGATTCAGATCTTGAAACGATTGTGATAGCAGAAATTGAAGGTCAGCCGGTGGGGCTGATTTCAGTGATTTATTTTGATTATTTTCCCACAGCAGAGCGCTATGCGCGTGTGACTGCACTGGTTGTGGATGATGATTCCAGAAATCAGGGTATTGGCTCAGAATTATTGGCATACGCCAGGCAGAGTGCCGCAGAGCAGGGATGTGCTTGCCTGGAAGTGACCAGTGCTGAATCTCGTGAAGTCGCTTGTCAGTTTTATGAAGATGCCGGTTTCCAGCGTACCGGC